A genomic window from Haladaptatus caseinilyticus includes:
- a CDS encoding aminotransferase class III-fold pyridoxal phosphate-dependent enzyme, with protein sequence MDRETAEPQVREMPGKKAKQWSDYHHQFAAPTTYVYDFVWDITEDATGPFCTDVDGNVLLDFTSHVAAAPLGYNNPKIMDKIRAFDLPDPTKIAGQDFYAAGGWPPEDPEFPGPTQLMERLVDATSHYDMDTVFLSNSGAEAVENAIKICYNRGGHRAFNFDGAFHGRTLGALSLNRSKVAHRKGYPEIPGVVSVPYCSCTGECECGWRTNGPGGNVIADKLDPAQGVIDPEEVSYIILEPVQGEGGYRVPNPQFVADIAEIRATYDINVIADEIQSGMGRTGEMWAIDHLDLEPDVITSAKGLRVGATISRSDVFPEEKGRLSSTWGAGDVLSSLQGVLTMDAIQEYDLLANVDARGQQARELIEDANPENVIDVRGRGLMLAVEFDTKDRREAVVDGALSRGLLTLGCGYKTLRILPPLDVTEREIDIGVNLLLDAIEDAA encoded by the coding sequence ATGGACCGGGAAACAGCCGAGCCACAGGTCCGGGAGATGCCCGGAAAGAAAGCAAAACAGTGGTCCGACTACCATCACCAGTTCGCCGCCCCGACGACGTACGTGTACGATTTCGTCTGGGACATCACCGAAGACGCGACTGGGCCGTTCTGTACCGATGTCGATGGCAACGTTCTCCTCGATTTTACTAGTCATGTTGCCGCCGCCCCGCTGGGGTACAACAATCCGAAGATCATGGACAAAATCCGTGCATTCGATCTCCCAGACCCGACGAAAATCGCGGGACAGGACTTCTATGCCGCCGGTGGATGGCCACCGGAAGACCCGGAGTTCCCTGGGCCGACGCAACTGATGGAGCGACTCGTCGATGCGACGAGTCACTACGACATGGACACGGTTTTTCTGTCGAACTCCGGCGCGGAAGCCGTCGAAAACGCGATCAAAATCTGCTACAACCGCGGCGGCCACCGCGCGTTCAACTTCGATGGCGCGTTCCACGGTCGGACGCTCGGCGCGCTCTCGCTCAACCGCTCGAAAGTCGCCCATCGAAAGGGCTATCCCGAGATTCCGGGCGTCGTGAGCGTTCCGTACTGCTCCTGCACGGGGGAATGTGAGTGTGGATGGCGGACGAACGGGCCGGGCGGCAACGTCATCGCCGACAAACTCGACCCCGCACAGGGCGTTATCGATCCGGAAGAAGTCTCGTACATCATCCTCGAACCCGTACAGGGGGAGGGAGGCTACCGCGTTCCGAATCCCCAGTTCGTTGCGGACATCGCCGAAATTCGAGCGACCTACGACATCAACGTCATCGCGGACGAAATCCAGTCGGGCATGGGACGAACGGGCGAAATGTGGGCAATCGACCACCTCGACCTCGAACCGGACGTTATCACCAGCGCGAAGGGCCTCCGCGTCGGTGCCACCATCTCGCGTTCGGACGTGTTCCCCGAGGAAAAAGGCCGACTCTCCTCCACGTGGGGTGCTGGCGACGTGCTCTCGTCCCTCCAGGGCGTCCTCACGATGGATGCGATTCAGGAGTACGACCTTCTCGCGAACGTCGATGCGCGCGGACAACAGGCACGGGAACTCATCGAAGATGCGAACCCCGAGAACGTCATCGACGTTCGGGGACGCGGCCTGATGCTCGCCGTCGAGTTCGACACGAAAGACCGCAGAGAGGCAGTCGTAGACGGTGCGCTTTCGCGCGGCCTACTTACCCTCGGCTGTGGGTACAAAACGCTCCGCATCCTCCCGCCGCTCGACGTGACCGAGCGTGAGATCGACATCGGCGTCAACCTCCTTCTCGACGCCATTGAGGACGCGGCATAA
- a CDS encoding bifunctional methylenetetrahydrofolate dehydrogenase/methenyltetrahydrofolate cyclohydrolase has translation MADIIDGNAVAERIRTDLGESIGVLKDAGVTPGLATVLMSDDPASETYVSMKQRDCEEVGINGIHVEIDPDAPAEELYDTIDDLNADPDVHGMLVQMPVPEHVDSRKVIRAIDPAKDVDGFHPENVGMLVAGHPRFKPCTPHGVQKLLESADVDPEGKDVVIVGRSNIVGKPLANLLIQKADGGNATVTVCHSRTDDLAAKTRDADVVVAACGVPELIDGSMLSENTTVIDVGVNRVDADTEKGYELVGDVDFGSAKEKANAITPVPGGVGPMTRAMLLYNTVKAAGQQAEIEVVLP, from the coding sequence ATGGCAGATATCATCGACGGGAACGCGGTCGCCGAACGGATTCGAACTGACCTCGGTGAGAGCATCGGGGTACTGAAAGATGCGGGTGTTACACCGGGATTGGCGACGGTCCTCATGAGCGACGACCCCGCGAGCGAGACCTACGTTTCGATGAAACAGCGCGACTGTGAGGAGGTCGGGATCAACGGCATTCACGTCGAAATCGATCCCGATGCACCCGCCGAAGAGTTGTACGACACCATCGACGATCTGAACGCCGACCCCGACGTTCACGGAATGCTCGTCCAGATGCCCGTCCCCGAGCACGTCGATTCGCGAAAGGTCATCCGAGCCATCGACCCGGCGAAGGACGTGGACGGCTTTCACCCCGAAAACGTCGGAATGTTGGTTGCGGGACATCCACGGTTCAAACCGTGCACGCCCCACGGCGTGCAAAAGCTCCTCGAATCGGCGGACGTAGACCCCGAGGGCAAGGACGTGGTCATCGTCGGTCGGTCGAACATCGTCGGCAAACCGCTCGCCAACTTGCTCATTCAAAAGGCCGATGGCGGAAACGCGACTGTCACTGTCTGTCACTCCCGCACAGACGACCTCGCCGCAAAAACTCGTGACGCGGACGTGGTCGTCGCGGCCTGTGGGGTTCCGGAACTCATCGACGGTTCGATGCTCTCGGAGAACACGACCGTCATCGACGTCGGCGTCAACCGTGTGGATGCCGATACGGAGAAAGGGTACGAACTCGTCGGCGACGTGGACTTCGGCAGTGCGAAGGAGAAAGCGAACGCGATTACGCCGGTGCCGGGCGGCGTCGGACCGATGACTCGAGCGATGTTGCTGTACAACACGGTGAAAGCCGCCGGTCAGCAGGCCGAAATCGAAGTTGTACTGCCGTAG
- a CDS encoding helix-turn-helix domain-containing protein, which yields MSVTTDLSIPSEEFLLGTALLTDTDVYVELERVVPASRQVLPFFWAIGTEFEAFERDVQSNPNVKNLVSLDRVKNRVLYRVEWSKAVESLIYGIAEVGATILEAQGNDQWRFRLRFNDHSALSEFQEYCIEHDIDFHLDRVTTETDTVRNDFGLTAEQRETLVLAVEQGYFDVPRGVTLGELADEIGVTQQSVSERVRRGAGSVLESVLLEASTREERSG from the coding sequence ATGAGCGTCACGACCGATCTCTCGATCCCTAGTGAAGAGTTCCTGCTTGGAACTGCCCTGCTTACCGACACTGACGTTTACGTCGAACTCGAACGAGTGGTTCCGGCGTCGCGCCAAGTGCTCCCGTTTTTTTGGGCCATCGGCACCGAGTTCGAGGCATTCGAGCGGGACGTACAGTCGAACCCGAACGTCAAGAACCTCGTCTCACTGGATAGAGTCAAAAATCGGGTGCTCTATCGAGTCGAATGGAGCAAGGCGGTCGAAAGCCTCATTTACGGTATCGCCGAGGTGGGTGCGACCATCCTCGAAGCGCAGGGGAACGATCAGTGGCGGTTTCGGCTCCGATTCAACGATCATAGCGCGCTCTCCGAATTTCAGGAGTACTGTATAGAACACGATATCGACTTTCATCTCGATCGAGTGACGACGGAAACGGACACCGTTCGAAACGATTTCGGGCTGACGGCAGAACAGAGGGAAACGCTCGTTTTAGCAGTCGAACAGGGCTACTTCGATGTTCCTCGCGGAGTCACACTCGGCGAACTCGCGGACGAAATCGGCGTCACACAGCAATCCGTGTCGGAACGTGTGCGGCGTGGTGCCGGTTCGGTGCTCGAGTCAGTGCTCCTCGAAGCGAGCACTCGGGAAGAACGATCGGGTTAA
- a CDS encoding DUF1028 domain-containing protein — protein sequence MPRPSTFSIVARDPEQNAVGVGVQSKFVSVGAVVPFVSADAGAVATQSYANVAYGPDGLDLLRSGRPAEEVVMELTGADPEFESRQVGVVGQDGSVAAFTGADCFDYAGDIQGENYSVQGNILENRETLEAMAETFEEASGGLPERLIAALHAGNEAGGDKRGEQSAALSVAKPEGGYDGRNDRWIDVRVDDHERPIDELERVFKIYDVTLLEREEPDETRELSGETAIEVGAALVELGFFDGTPDETFGEEERDALEDFRGMNNFENHSLAVLEDALVRGWDDTEGDGEGRMVDAIWHGLSRLERK from the coding sequence ATGCCACGACCATCGACCTTCTCCATCGTCGCACGGGACCCCGAGCAAAACGCGGTCGGCGTCGGCGTCCAATCGAAGTTCGTCAGCGTCGGAGCCGTCGTCCCCTTCGTAAGTGCCGATGCCGGTGCGGTAGCTACACAGAGCTACGCGAACGTCGCTTATGGGCCGGACGGACTCGACTTGCTTCGATCGGGACGACCCGCCGAGGAAGTCGTGATGGAACTCACCGGAGCGGACCCGGAGTTCGAATCGCGACAGGTCGGGGTCGTCGGGCAAGATGGCTCAGTTGCGGCCTTTACTGGGGCGGACTGTTTCGATTACGCGGGCGACATTCAGGGCGAGAACTACAGCGTTCAAGGAAACATTCTGGAGAACCGCGAAACGCTGGAGGCGATGGCCGAGACGTTCGAGGAGGCGAGTGGTGGGCTCCCCGAACGACTCATCGCCGCACTCCACGCAGGAAATGAAGCAGGCGGCGACAAGCGCGGCGAACAGAGCGCGGCACTCTCCGTCGCTAAACCGGAAGGTGGGTACGACGGGCGCAACGACCGCTGGATCGACGTCCGCGTAGACGATCACGAGCGACCGATCGACGAACTCGAACGCGTGTTCAAAATCTACGACGTGACCCTGTTGGAACGCGAGGAACCCGACGAAACACGAGAGCTGTCCGGTGAAACTGCCATCGAAGTGGGAGCAGCGCTCGTCGAACTCGGCTTTTTCGATGGAACGCCGGACGAGACGTTCGGGGAGGAAGAACGGGATGCCCTCGAAGATTTCCGCGGAATGAACAACTTCGAGAACCATTCGCTCGCCGTCCTCGAGGATGCGCTGGTTCGCGGGTGGGATGATACCGAGGGTGACGGCGAAGGGCGAATGGTCGATGCGATCTGGCACGGACTGTCCCGTTTGGAGCGGAAGTGA
- a CDS encoding MgtC/SapB family protein has translation MNGLENVLASATLDSHVVRIAIAGALGLFLGLEREWSQKSAGIRTFTLISLLGAAFTIVNKDILLALGGLLVIVQGILLAVQGLMDDEEDTGLSLTTSVSMLVTFGVGVLVAEGFILVGVTVAVVSSLLLVLKRELHSFAWGMSREELRSAGEFAILAFVIYPLLPPGEIEFGGVMVSPRLVWLMVVTVAGIGIANYAIVETYGGRGIAVTGFFGGLASSTAVVGTMLDHIRQRPEAASYGVAAILLADAAMAVRNLVIALAFTVGNPDKTLYGAIIPLGTIIVGSVAIAAYSADWSQQMDLDLESPFSLRNVLGFGAIFLLVVIGGALAKSQFGQTGFYITALLSGLVSSAGVTASAVTLYSGGNLDQQTAVFGILLATASSIIVKAALTISSPNREFAYRIAIWSGVLLAGSAVTAVVAVV, from the coding sequence GTGAATGGATTGGAAAACGTCCTCGCATCGGCGACGTTGGACAGCCACGTCGTCCGTATCGCCATCGCGGGAGCGTTAGGTCTTTTTCTCGGACTGGAGCGCGAATGGTCACAAAAATCCGCTGGAATTCGGACGTTTACACTCATCAGCCTTCTCGGTGCAGCCTTCACCATCGTCAACAAGGATATCCTGCTCGCACTCGGCGGTCTCCTCGTCATCGTTCAGGGAATCCTCCTCGCAGTACAGGGATTGATGGACGACGAGGAGGATACGGGATTATCCCTCACGACCTCCGTTTCGATGCTCGTGACGTTCGGCGTCGGCGTCCTCGTCGCCGAAGGCTTCATCCTCGTCGGGGTCACCGTCGCCGTCGTGTCGTCGCTCCTCCTCGTCTTGAAGCGCGAGCTTCACAGTTTCGCATGGGGGATGTCGCGCGAAGAACTTCGGTCAGCGGGGGAGTTCGCCATCCTCGCGTTCGTCATCTATCCCCTGCTTCCGCCAGGTGAGATCGAGTTCGGTGGTGTCATGGTGAGTCCCCGTCTCGTCTGGCTGATGGTCGTCACGGTGGCCGGGATCGGAATCGCCAACTACGCAATCGTCGAAACGTACGGTGGCCGCGGTATCGCGGTTACCGGCTTTTTCGGCGGTTTGGCATCCTCGACCGCCGTCGTCGGTACCATGCTGGACCACATCCGTCAGCGACCGGAGGCGGCTTCCTACGGCGTCGCCGCTATCCTGCTTGCCGACGCCGCCATGGCGGTTCGAAACCTCGTTATCGCGCTGGCGTTCACCGTCGGAAATCCGGACAAAACGCTGTACGGTGCGATCATCCCTCTCGGGACAATAATCGTCGGGAGCGTCGCGATAGCAGCCTATTCGGCGGACTGGTCACAACAGATGGATCTCGACCTCGAAAGTCCGTTCTCCCTTCGGAACGTCCTCGGTTTCGGCGCCATCTTTCTGCTCGTCGTGATCGGTGGTGCGTTGGCGAAAAGCCAGTTCGGACAAACCGGGTTTTACATCACGGCCCTGCTTTCGGGGCTCGTTTCGAGCGCGGGCGTCACCGCGTCCGCGGTGACCCTCTACAGTGGTGGAAACTTAGACCAACAAACCGCGGTTTTCGGTATTCTGCTGGCGACCGCATCCAGCATCATCGTCAAAGCGGCGCTCACAATCTCGTCACCGAACCGAGAGTTCGCCTATCGAATCGCGATATGGAGTGGCGTCTTGCTCGCTGGGTCGGCCGTAACTGCAGTCGTCGCCGTCGTGTGA
- a CDS encoding AI-2E family transporter has protein sequence MVSGWNIDKSRAAWWSAGAALGLAALYVVYSFIGTFVFGLFLYYATRPVYRRLKRRIRPPSLAAAVALLALALPAILLIVYTLAIAVQELSTVAQTTNVATLPEPIQQYANVSQIAQHPEAFLTDGNNTKLIEQAFGSVLKYLTFIGSGALHLFVMIAIAFYLLRDDHKLSRWFHRTFSDSEGVLETYVQRVDTDFNSIFFGNILNAFMTGTIGAISYNVLDAVAPVGLGIPYPTVVGLLTGVASLIPVVGMKLVYFPVTAIIGANALMDGDPGVLWFPAVFALVSFVIVDTIPDLILRPYVSGRNLHVGMVMFAYILGPLLFGWYGIFLGPMVLVLVVHFVEVVLPELIAGKPIQPWAVDPTYIRGGDPLPKPPRDPEETVDSREATEAGVDTDGGRAGKAEEREKPATEPAEMTPTDGDETRN, from the coding sequence ATGGTCAGCGGATGGAATATTGACAAATCTCGTGCCGCATGGTGGTCAGCGGGTGCGGCACTCGGACTGGCGGCGCTGTACGTCGTCTACTCGTTTATCGGGACCTTCGTCTTCGGTCTCTTTCTCTACTACGCGACCCGTCCGGTGTACCGGCGTCTGAAGCGACGCATCAGACCGCCAAGTCTCGCTGCCGCGGTTGCGCTATTGGCACTCGCACTTCCCGCGATTTTGCTCATCGTCTACACGCTCGCCATCGCGGTGCAGGAGCTTTCCACCGTCGCGCAGACGACGAACGTAGCAACGCTTCCGGAACCGATCCAGCAGTACGCGAACGTTTCCCAGATCGCCCAGCATCCCGAAGCGTTCCTCACCGACGGGAACAACACGAAACTGATCGAACAGGCCTTCGGTTCGGTGCTCAAGTACCTCACTTTCATCGGAAGCGGTGCCCTGCATCTGTTCGTGATGATCGCCATCGCGTTCTACCTGCTCCGTGACGACCACAAACTTTCGCGATGGTTTCACCGGACGTTCTCCGACAGCGAGGGCGTCCTCGAAACGTACGTCCAGCGTGTCGATACCGATTTCAACAGCATCTTCTTCGGCAACATCCTGAACGCCTTCATGACTGGGACTATCGGTGCGATTTCGTACAACGTGCTCGACGCAGTCGCACCTGTCGGGTTGGGAATCCCGTATCCAACCGTCGTCGGGTTGTTGACGGGTGTCGCCAGCCTCATCCCGGTGGTCGGAATGAAGCTCGTCTACTTTCCGGTCACCGCGATTATCGGCGCGAACGCACTGATGGATGGCGACCCCGGGGTACTGTGGTTCCCCGCGGTGTTCGCGCTCGTCTCGTTCGTTATCGTGGACACCATTCCGGATCTCATTCTGCGTCCGTACGTTTCGGGGCGAAACCTCCACGTCGGGATGGTGATGTTCGCGTATATCCTCGGTCCATTACTGTTCGGTTGGTACGGTATCTTCCTCGGGCCGATGGTTCTCGTACTCGTCGTCCATTTCGTAGAAGTCGTCCTCCCGGAACTCATCGCTGGCAAGCCGATTCAGCCGTGGGCGGTGGACCCGACCTACATCCGTGGTGGCGACCCCCTCCCGAAACCACCGCGCGACCCGGAAGAGACGGTCGATAGCAGGGAGGCCACCGAGGCCGGAGTAGATACTGATGGGGGACGAGCGGGTAAAGCGGAAGAACGCGAAAAACCAGCCACCGAACCGGCAGAAATGACGCCCACCGACGGGGACGAAACCCGCAATTGA
- the glyA gene encoding serine hydroxymethyltransferase, whose amino-acid sequence MEYDDVRAVDPAVADALEAEVERERDTLEMIASENFVSEAVLEAQGSTLTNKYAEGYPGERYYGGCEHIDTVESLAIERAKELWGAEHVNVQPHSGSQANMGVYLAVLEPGDKILSLDLTHGGHLSHGHKVNFAGKLYEVEQYKVDPETGYLDYDAIYDHAVEFEPDIIVSGYSAYPRTVEWERIQEAADEVGAYHLADIAHITGLVAAGEHPSPVGIADFVTGSTHKTIRSGRGGIIMCDDEYADAVDSAVIPGMQGGPLMHNVAGKAVGFKEALEPEFEEYAARTVENAEVLGETLKDHGFGLVSGGTDTHLVLVDLRESHEDVTGKDAEAALEDVGIVLNANTVPGETRSPFVASGIRAGTPALTTRGFDTEDIERVGDLIARVINNVDDEDVKAEVAEEVQALCDENPLYE is encoded by the coding sequence ATGGAGTACGACGACGTTCGGGCGGTCGATCCGGCAGTCGCAGATGCTCTCGAAGCGGAAGTCGAACGCGAACGCGACACGCTGGAGATGATCGCCAGCGAGAATTTCGTTAGCGAGGCAGTGCTGGAAGCACAGGGCAGCACCTTAACGAACAAGTACGCCGAGGGGTACCCCGGCGAGCGATACTATGGCGGGTGTGAGCACATCGATACCGTCGAATCGCTCGCCATCGAGCGTGCAAAGGAGTTGTGGGGTGCAGAGCACGTCAACGTCCAACCCCACAGCGGATCGCAGGCGAACATGGGCGTCTACCTCGCCGTCCTCGAACCGGGAGACAAGATCCTCTCGCTCGACCTGACGCACGGTGGCCACCTGAGCCACGGCCACAAAGTCAACTTTGCCGGAAAGCTGTACGAAGTCGAACAGTACAAGGTGGACCCGGAGACCGGATACCTCGACTACGACGCGATATACGACCACGCAGTCGAGTTCGAACCGGACATCATCGTTTCCGGCTACTCGGCGTATCCCCGGACGGTCGAATGGGAGCGAATCCAGGAGGCTGCGGACGAAGTCGGCGCGTACCACCTCGCGGACATCGCCCACATCACTGGCCTCGTGGCGGCGGGAGAACATCCATCGCCGGTCGGCATCGCCGACTTCGTCACCGGTTCGACACACAAGACGATTCGGTCGGGACGCGGCGGCATCATCATGTGCGACGATGAGTATGCCGATGCCGTCGATTCGGCGGTCATCCCCGGCATGCAGGGTGGTCCCCTCATGCACAACGTCGCTGGCAAGGCGGTCGGATTCAAAGAAGCGCTCGAACCGGAGTTCGAGGAGTACGCCGCACGAACCGTCGAGAATGCCGAAGTGCTCGGCGAGACGCTCAAGGACCACGGGTTCGGACTCGTGTCCGGTGGCACCGACACCCACCTCGTGCTCGTCGATTTGCGCGAATCCCACGAGGACGTCACCGGCAAAGACGCGGAAGCGGCGCTCGAAGACGTCGGAATCGTGCTGAACGCGAACACCGTCCCGGGCGAAACACGCTCTCCTTTCGTCGCCAGCGGAATCCGCGCCGGAACGCCCGCGCTCACGACCCGCGGGTTCGATACGGAGGACATCGAACGCGTCGGCGACCTCATCGCACGCGTGATCAATAACGTAGACGACGAGGACGTGAAAGCCGAAGTCGCTGAGGAAGTGCAGGCACTCTGCGACGAGAACCCGTTGTACGAGTAA
- a CDS encoding amphi-Trp domain-containing protein, producing MPEEVLFETENTQSRTDVAQYLRTVADKLESGEPITLSAGSQSVTLDPPTRPVFEVKAERETSSSGRSELSIEFELEWKEGEDGRDGSLEIE from the coding sequence ATGCCGGAAGAAGTCCTCTTCGAAACTGAAAACACGCAGAGCCGAACGGACGTTGCTCAGTACCTTCGCACCGTCGCGGACAAACTCGAGAGCGGTGAGCCCATAACGCTGAGTGCTGGGAGTCAATCGGTCACGCTCGACCCACCGACTCGGCCAGTGTTCGAGGTGAAAGCGGAGCGCGAGACGTCTTCATCCGGTCGGAGTGAGCTCAGCATCGAGTTCGAACTCGAATGGAAGGAGGGAGAAGATGGAAGGGACGGATCGCTCGAAATTGAGTAG
- a CDS encoding DUF7117 family protein, with protein MKVRGTRECQSCGTRWTYYETGSVACPNCESMRSVGLEDNRVQHTDSPVTLELSNAREAVDSEPLREVATLAADAAGEYVRKRGFIKGGELRPLDDRYLAAQELRHASDVFSRTLQIADDEELYFLSLLREADAGERPPIEDVPQSMHDVRGLADAEALHDYYQEMSDWVREHEVSRPGRNTLETLGEHVRRARALEGGLDIETTSILIETTRELARSVREGDEDGIVSARERLGRID; from the coding sequence ATGAAGGTTCGTGGAACCCGCGAGTGCCAAAGCTGTGGGACACGGTGGACGTACTACGAGACGGGAAGCGTCGCCTGTCCGAACTGTGAAAGCATGCGGAGCGTCGGACTCGAAGATAACCGGGTCCAGCACACGGATAGTCCCGTGACCCTCGAACTGTCGAACGCACGTGAGGCCGTCGATTCGGAACCCCTGCGGGAAGTCGCTACGCTGGCGGCGGATGCAGCAGGCGAGTACGTCAGAAAACGCGGGTTCATCAAGGGTGGAGAGCTCCGCCCGTTGGACGATCGATATCTCGCGGCACAGGAGCTGCGCCACGCGTCGGACGTGTTTTCTCGAACGCTCCAGATAGCCGACGACGAGGAACTGTACTTCCTCTCACTGCTCCGCGAAGCAGACGCAGGAGAGCGTCCCCCAATCGAGGACGTGCCGCAGTCCATGCACGACGTTCGCGGACTCGCCGATGCGGAAGCACTCCACGATTACTATCAGGAGATGAGCGACTGGGTGCGGGAACACGAGGTGAGCCGTCCCGGGCGAAACACGCTCGAAACACTCGGCGAACACGTCAGGCGCGCACGTGCTCTCGAAGGTGGGCTGGATATCGAAACGACGAGCATACTCATCGAGACGACGCGCGAGCTCGCGCGCTCCGTTCGAGAGGGCGACGAGGATGGGATAGTGAGTGCACGCGAACGGCTCGGTCGAATCGACTAA
- a CDS encoding PadR family transcriptional regulator produces MDELTGFQRDILYVIAGQGEPHGLAIQEDLEQYYDTEVHHGRLYPNLDTLVEEALVEKGQRDQRTNYYMLTDRGEKVLESRRKWERQYIDR; encoded by the coding sequence ATGGACGAACTGACGGGGTTTCAGCGCGATATTTTGTACGTGATCGCCGGGCAGGGCGAACCACACGGGTTGGCCATTCAGGAGGATTTGGAACAGTACTACGACACGGAAGTTCATCACGGTCGATTGTACCCGAACCTCGACACGCTGGTCGAAGAAGCGTTGGTCGAGAAGGGTCAGCGCGACCAGCGAACGAACTACTATATGCTCACCGACCGGGGGGAGAAGGTGCTCGAATCGCGTCGGAAGTGGGAGCGACAGTACATCGACCGCTGA
- a CDS encoding peptidoglycan hydrolase produces MDYSRRTFLKGATTSIATIGSLGALSSTGAAARYSIDSDLTNTEDISGGDLDYAIRQVRSDSPLIGLGDTWIDVSYQEGINPVYMAAHAAWESAWGTSNIAQDKNNIYGWKAYDSCPYSCAESFSTKSQCIRQVMPVIRDEYLTPGGDHYYSSYGPTLRGMNQDYATDISWAEGIRDVMNSLADHIDFGGGGGGGSYSWPIYSNGDEGEAVYSIQYLLQEHGYDIQYHDGIYGSEVTNTVQSFQSANGLSVDGVVGPNTWSELVVTVQDANNDPYWATYAAQHHLRYDEGYSIAVDGYYGPETESAIESFQSSAGIAVDGIVGPNTWQALVDIGN; encoded by the coding sequence ATGGACTATTCACGACGAACGTTCCTCAAAGGCGCAACTACGAGCATCGCGACCATCGGTAGTCTCGGAGCGCTATCCAGCACGGGTGCTGCAGCACGATACTCCATCGATAGCGATCTCACGAATACGGAGGACATCTCCGGCGGTGACCTCGATTATGCGATTCGACAGGTTCGATCCGACAGCCCGCTCATCGGGCTCGGCGATACGTGGATCGACGTCAGCTATCAAGAAGGTATCAATCCGGTGTATATGGCCGCCCATGCCGCGTGGGAGTCGGCATGGGGAACCAGCAACATTGCACAGGACAAGAACAACATCTACGGCTGGAAAGCCTACGATAGCTGTCCGTACTCCTGTGCTGAATCGTTCTCCACGAAGTCACAGTGTATTCGACAGGTCATGCCGGTCATACGGGACGAATATTTGACCCCCGGCGGCGACCACTACTACTCGTCGTACGGGCCGACGCTTCGGGGCATGAATCAGGACTACGCAACAGACATCAGCTGGGCCGAAGGTATCCGCGACGTGATGAATTCGCTTGCGGACCACATTGATTTCGGTGGCGGCGGTGGTGGCGGTTCGTACAGCTGGCCGATTTACTCGAACGGCGATGAGGGTGAGGCCGTCTACTCCATCCAGTATCTGCTTCAAGAACACGGCTACGACATCCAGTACCACGACGGGATCTACGGCTCAGAAGTGACGAACACCGTCCAAAGTTTTCAGTCCGCCAACGGGCTCAGCGTGGACGGCGTCGTCGGCCCGAACACGTGGAGCGAACTCGTCGTTACCGTCCAGGACGCAAACAACGACCCGTATTGGGCGACGTATGCCGCCCAGCACCACCTGCGCTACGACGAGGGCTACAGTATCGCCGTAGACGGTTACTACGGTCCGGAAACCGAAAGTGCCATCGAGAGCTTCCAGTCCAGCGCGGGTATCGCAGTGGACGGTATCGTCGGGCCGAACACGTGGCAGGCGCTCGTCGATATCGGCAACTGA
- a CDS encoding DUF7528 family protein, which produces MSAERTKDGVSVTVSGERHDLSRREADRLRAALGQALTERTEFLNTVGEHRDDGSYVVSRRGAESSGHRKVFESFGAVGALYDRLPAEFTAEDAEEGGLTGGRRHMLVHHFVEHPEFEAELVSRQPLTARKG; this is translated from the coding sequence GTGTCCGCCGAGCGCACGAAAGATGGGGTTTCAGTAACCGTTTCCGGCGAACGTCACGACCTTTCCAGACGCGAGGCCGACCGTTTGCGAGCGGCGCTCGGACAGGCACTGACCGAGCGCACCGAGTTTCTCAACACGGTCGGCGAACACCGGGACGACGGAAGTTACGTCGTCTCCCGGCGCGGTGCGGAGTCGTCGGGTCACCGCAAAGTGTTCGAAAGCTTCGGGGCAGTTGGAGCACTGTACGACCGGCTTCCGGCCGAGTTTACCGCCGAAGACGCCGAAGAAGGTGGACTGACCGGCGGGCGACGACACATGCTCGTTCACCACTTTGTGGAACACCCCGAGTTCGAGGCCGAACTCGTCTCACGCCAACCGCTCACCGCGCGGAAGGGGTGA